Proteins encoded together in one Carya illinoinensis cultivar Pawnee chromosome 3, C.illinoinensisPawnee_v1, whole genome shotgun sequence window:
- the LOC122304765 gene encoding uncharacterized protein LOC122304765, with protein MEFDKFKLQYAKDEDFGNTWNNLTEGEEATLDNYSIKDGYLFFGTRLCIPQGSFQEFIISELHGGGLAGHFGCDKTFAIVTDQFFWPRLCRDVYRVVARCRVCQINKGTKQRVGLYTPLPIPDRPWQHLSMDFVLGLSKTLRQHDSIMVVVDCFSKMSHFIPCHKTFDASKTVALFLQEVPVAVAVPVTLAASKGPCRLSSRANILSMHFYGALLDQAPHPLTLVEPPPDDPLFSVYCTICSGGQVLESITEDQAESLISNVERVPSPEPPCAQPSKEGPTPLRVVVKPMMASAKKPVERTPGEKEADLNLTVVFDPTTEKSIALVSPLTIIISLAVEMKVVVEMRAEEGGPPTPSKKEHSNLKEKHSSTIKGLYHSQIVIGLTESVTGATERVEPLCGHHLKSAKRGLSPTPLGLRLGQLRQNP; from the exons ATGGAGTTTGATAAGTTTAAACTCCAGTATGCGAAAGATGAAGACTTTGGTAACACTTGGAACAATTTAACTGAAGGTGAGGAAGCAACTCTCGACAATTATTCAATAAAGGATGGTTATTTGTTTTTTGGAACCCGCTTGTGTATTCCTCAAGGATCCTTCCAAGAATTTATCATTTCGGAACTCCACGGAGGAGGTTTAGCAGGACATTTTGGTTGTGACAAAACCTTTGCTATTGTTACCGATCAGTTTTTTTGGCCACGATTATGTCGAGATGTGTACAGGGTGGTGGCTCGCTGTCGGGTATGTCAGATTAATAAGGGTACTAAGCAGAGAGTAGGGCTCTACACTCCACTTCCAATTCCAGATAGGCCCTGGCAACATCTTAGTATGGATTTTGTTCTTGGATTATCCAAGACTTTACGTCAACATGATTCCATTATGGTAGTGGTGGATTGTTTTTCAAAAATGTCCCATTTCATTCCTTGCCATAAGACCTTTGATGCTTCCAAAACTGTAGCTCTGTTCTTACAGGAG GTGCCTGTGGCAGTTGCAGTTCCTGTGACCCTAGCCGCTTCGAAGGGCCCATGCAGGCTGTCCTCGAGAGCCAATATACTCTCAATGCACTTTTATGGGGCCCTCCTGGATCAGGCTCCTCATCCGTTAACTCTAGTAGAGCCTCCTCCAGATGATCCCCTCTTCTCTGTTTACTGCACAATCTGTAGTGGGGGTCAAGTCCTTGAGAGCATTACTGAAGATCAGGCAGAAAGTCTCATCTCAAATGTGGAGAGGGTGCCATCACCTGAGCCCCCTTGTGCCCAACCCTCGAAAGAAGGTCCTACTCCTCTCCGTGTCGTCGTCAAGCCTATGATGGCTTCTGCCAAGAAGCCGGTTGAGAGAACTCCTGGGGAGAAAGAAGCAGATTTGAACTTGACTGTAGTTTTTGACCCCACAACCGAGAAGTCAATTGCTCTAGTCTCTCCCCTAACCATCATCATATCGCTAGCTGTCGAAATGAAGGTGGTTGTGGAGATGAGGGCCGAGGAAGGAGGTCCACCCACCCCTAGCAAGAAGGAGCACTCAAATCTCAAGGAGAAGCATTCTTCCACCATTAAGGGCCTCTATCATTCCCAAATTGTCATCGGTCTTACAGAGAGTGTCACAGGTGCAACCGAGAGAGTGGAACCACTATGCGGCCACCACTTAAAGAGTGCCAAGAGGGGACTCTCCCCTACTCCACTCGGTTTGAGGTTAGGGCAACTTAGGCAAAATCCTTAG
- the LOC122304183 gene encoding V-type proton ATPase subunit D-like, whose amino-acid sequence MSGQSQRLNVVPTVTMLGIMKARLVGATRGHALLKKKSDALTVQFRQILKKIVSTKESMGDIMKTSSFALTEAKYVAGENIKHIVLENVQNASLKVRSRQENVAGVKLPKFEYFTDGKTKNNLTGLARGGQQVQLCRAAYVKAIEVLVELASLQTSFLTLDEAIKTTNRRVNALENVVKPRLENTITYIKGELDELEREDFFRLKKIQGYKKREIERQLATAKQFAEEQFAEKVSLKKGISKNSAHSILSAAAEKDEDIIF is encoded by the coding sequence ATGTCTGGCCAAAGCCAACGCTTGAATGTAGTTCCCACTGTAACAATGCTTGGGATCATGAAAGCTCGCCTTGTTGGTGCTACAAGAGGTCACGCTCTTCTCAAGAAGAAGAGTGATGCTTTGACGGTGCAGTTCCGTCAGATTCTTAAAAagattgtctccacaaaagaatCAATGGGAGACATCATGAAGACCTCCTCGTTTGCCCTAACTGAAGCCAAGTATGTTGCTGGAGAGAACATCAAGCATATTGTCCTTGAGAATGTCCAAAATGCTTCTCTTAAAGTTCGATCGAGGCAAGAAAATGTTGCTGGTGTGAAGCTCCCGAAGTTTGAGTATTTTACTGATGGTAAGACCAAGAATAACCTCACTGGATTGGCTAGAGGTGGACAACAGGTTCAGCTCTGCCGTGCGGCTTATGTGAAAGCAATCGAGGTTCTTGTTGAGCTTGCTTCACTTCAGACATCATTCTTAACGCTTGACGAGGCAATCAAGACCACGAATCGAAGGGTTAATGCCCTAGAGAATGTTGTGAAGCCTAGGTTGGAGAACACCATAACTTATATTAAAGGGGAGTTGGATGAACTTGAAAGGGAGGATTTCTTCAGGTTAAAGAAGATACAGGGTTATAAAAAGAGGGAAATTGAGAGACAGCTTGCAACTGCCAAGCAGTTTGCTGAGGAGCAGTTTGCGGAGAAGGTATCTTTGAAGAAGGGGATTTCAAAAAATTCAGCTCACAGCATATTATCTGCGGCAGCAGAGAAGGATGAGGATATCATTTTCTGA
- the LOC122305631 gene encoding heavy metal-associated isoprenylated plant protein 16-like: MKQTVVIKVSMDGHKSIFCELDGQKARSKALKIAVGLSGVVSASLKGEDRDQIEVKGDGIDTVKLVSLLRKNVGRADIIKVTEDG; this comes from the exons ATGAAg CAAACGGTGGTGATCAAGGTGTCCATGGATGGCCACAAGTCCATCTTCTGTGAGCTGGATGGACAAAAGGCCCGCTCCAAAGCCTTGAAGATAGCAGTTGGCCTTTCAG GGGTGGTATCAGCATCTTTAAAAGGAGAGGACAGGGACCAAATAGAGGTCAAAGGGGATGGGATTGATACCGTGAAACTAGTAAGTTTACTCCGGAAGAACGTAGGACGTGCAGATATAATTAAGGTGACTGAGGACGGGTAG